Below is a genomic region from Streptomyces sp. RPA4-2.
GACCCCGGTGCTCGTGTCGCTCGCCCTCTAGAGCCTGCCCTTCGTCGGCCGCCCGACCGGAAGGCGGACCCGACGCGGGTGGTCCGGAGCACCCCGTCGGACCAGGTAGTATTTCTTTCGTCGCCGACCGCGGAAGCGGAAGGCGGGAGTCATGCGCCGCTAGCTCAGTTGGTTAGAGCAGCTGACTCTTAATCAGCGGGTCCGGGGTTCGAGTCCCTGGCGGCGCACAGAATGAAGGCCCTCCACGACCGTGGGGGGCCTTCACGCATGTCCGGGGTCCGGCTCAGCCCGCCGTGACGAACTCGGTCAGCACCCGCGCCAGCAGACCGGGGTCCCTTGCCCCGCACAGTTCGCGGGCGGAGTGCATCGACAGCCCCGGTACGCCCACGTCGACGGTGGGGACCCCCAGCCGGGCCGAGGTGATCGGTCCGATCGAGGTCCCGCACGGTATGGCGTTGTGGGAGACGAACGGCTGCCAGGGCACCGACGCCCGCTCGCAGGCCGCGGCGAAGACGGCGACCCCGGTGCCGTCGGTGGCGTACCGCTGGTTGACGTTGACCTTGACGACGGGGCCGCCGTTGGGCAGCGGGTGGTGATCCGGGTCGTGGCGCTCGGCGTAGTTGGGGTGCACGGCGTGCGACATGTCGGCGGAGACGCAGAAGCCGCCGGCGAGGGCGCGGTGGAAGTCCTCGGCGCTGCCGCCCCGCGCGCCGACGGACCGGCTCAGCACCCGCTCCAGCAGCGGCCCCTGGGCCCCCGACCAGGAGCCGCTGCCGACCTCCTCGTGGTCGAAGGCGGCGAGCACGGGGACGTACGCGGGCGGCCGTGCGGCGGTCGCGGCGGCGACCAGCGCGGTGATGCCCGCGTGCACGGAGATCTGGTTGTCGAGTCGGGAGGAGACGAGGAACTCCTCGTCCGCGCCCAGGTAGCCGGGCGGCTGGATGTCGTGCAGCATCAGGTCCCAGCCCAGGATGTCGGCGACACGGGCGTCCGCCTCGTCGGCGATCCGGCCGAGCAGGGCGCCGGGCCGGGTGGCGCCGAGCCCCCACAAGGGGGTGAGGTGCCGCTGTGGGTCCAGCGCGACCCCTTCGTTGACGCCGCCGTCGAGGTGGATGGCGAGCTGCGGCACCCGCAGCAGCGGCCGGTCGACGCGGACGAGGCGGCTGGAGCCGTCCCGCATCATCAGCCGTCCCGAGATGCCGAGGTCCCGGTCCAGCCAGGTGTTGAAGGGCACACCGCCGTAGACCTCCACGGCGATCTGACGCCAGCCCGCCGTGCCGGTGTCCGGTTCGGGTTTGATCCGCAGGTTCGGGGAGTCGGTGTGGGCGCCGACGATCCGGAACGGCGTACGGGCCGGAGCGCCTTCGGGGACGTACCAGGCGAGCAGCGCTCCCGCGCGGACCACGTACCGGCCGCCCTCGGCGCCGGCCGCCCAGTCGTCCGTCTCGCGCAGCTCCAGGAAACCCGCCTTCTCCAGGCGCTGGGCCGCGTTCGCGACCACGTGGTACGGCGAGGGGCTGGAGCGTACGAAGGACAGCAGATCGTCGCTGTGACTGCGGTCATGCGTGGGGGACATGGGCGCTCACGCCTTTCGGGAAGGACTGACGAGGGTCGAGGAGCGGGTCGACGGGCCGTCCGGCCGAGTGCACGGTTCGGGGGACGGAGGACGGGTCGCCGGGGAACTCGCGGGCCTTGGCGGGGTACCACGGTCCGGCGGACACCTGGGGAGGGGGCGCGGCGGCCCGGGCCGGACCGCCGCACGGGGAGGGACCGACGGAGGGGTCACCGCGGGACACGGGCGGGGTGTGCCGCCGGTCCCGGCGTCAGCCGCCGAAGCCCGGCACCTCGATCAGCAGGAGCATGACAAGAACGTGACCGAGGTCCGCCCGCGGCGTCACGCCCGTAGGCCGTCACGGGTGCGCCGCCATGAACCGTCCGCGCCGTCCACGCCGTCCACGCCGTCCGAGTGGCCTGCTTGGCCCGCATGGCCCCGACCGTCCGGACCCACCGGGCCCTCCGGGGCGCGCGCGGACGGCCGGTCGCGCCCGCGTGGGGCGGTGCGGCGCCGACGGCCTCCGTGACCCGGATCCGGATCAGGTGACGCATGATCCCTCTTTCCTCGGCGCGGCACCGTCCTCGGCACGCGCGACACGGGTGTCCGGGTGCATCCTCCCCCTGTCGGGCGGCCGGGATTCCTCCGCCGGCCGAGACCTCACCACGGCCTCCGCCGGTCGTGCGGACAGACCGGTACACACCGTCCGAACGAGGGGGGATCCGGGGTGGCGTCAGCCCTGCGCCGCCGGCAGCAGGTCCTCGCGCCCCCGCGCCCGGTACTCGGCCAGCAGGCCCCGCACGTCCGCCTGCCCGAGCCTGCGGTAGGCGGGCGCGCCGGACGGCCGCCACCACACCGGGTCGGCGCAGCGAAAGCCCGCGCGCCGCAGCGCCGCCCGGTGGATCTTGTTGGTGGCGGTGACCGGCATCCGCTCCACGATCCGCACGAAGCGGGGCGCCATCTTGGTCCCCAGGTCGGGCTGCCCGGCCAGGAAGGCGGCGAAGGCGTGCGGGTCGAAGGGGACACCGTCGCGCGGCGCCACCGTCGCCATCACCTGGTCCCCCGCCACCGGGTCCGGCACCGCGTACACCGCGACGGCCGCCGCGCCCCGGTACCGGGCGAGGATGTTCTCGATCATCGCGGCGGCGAGGTTCTCGCTGTCGACGCGCAGCCGGTCGTCCGTGCGGCCGGCGAAGTAGAGGAAGCCGTCGGAGTCCCGGTAGAAGAGATCGCCCGTCCAGTACCAGCCGTCGCGCCGCCGGGCCAGGTCGGCGGCCGGGTTGCGCCAGTACCCCTCGAAGGGGCTGGCTCCGCGGTTCACCAGTTCCCCTATCGCCGCACTCCCGTTGAGCAGCCGGCCGTCCGGGCCGAAGACGGCCGCCGGGCATTCGGCGCGGGTCTCCGGGTCGATCACGGCCAGGTCGTCGCCGGATGCCGCCCGCCCGATCGCGCCCGCCGGAGTGCCGGGCGTGCGCTGGATGGCGGCCCCGCCCTCCGAGGAGCCGTATCCCTCCACCAGCCGCACTCCGAAGCGCTGTTCGAAGGCGGCCGCGTCGACCGCTCCGGCCTCCGTCCCGAATCCCGTCCGCAAGGGGTTGTCCCGGTCGTCGGGACGGGCGGGCGTGGCCAGCAGGTACTGGACGGCACGGCCCACGTAGGTGAAGTACGTGGCTCCGCAGGCCCGTACGTCCGGCAGGAAGCCCGACGCGGAGAAGCGGCGCCGGAGCGCGACGCGCGCGCCCGCCGCCAGTGCGGGCGCCCAGTCGGCGATCACCGCGTTGCCGTGGAACATCGGCATGCAGATGTAGTGCGTGTCCTGCGGGCGCACCCCGAAGTGGTCGACCAGCGAGTGTCCGGCGGCGGCCAGCCTGCCCTGCGTGCAGATCGCGGCCTTGGGGGCACCGGTCGAGCCGGAGGTGAAATAGAGGAGGAGGCGGTCGTCCGGCGACGCGGACGACGCCTCGGGCCGCACCCCGTCGTACGGCGCGAGGAGGTCCTCGTACGCCTCGGTGCCGGTCACCAGGACGCGGACGCCGGGGAGTTCGAGGCCGTCGAGGAGGGGCAGATGGGTCCGCTCGGTGATCAGGACGCGGCATTCGGTGTGCAGGATGTCGCGGGCCAGTTCGGGGCCGCGGCGGGTCGGATTGATCCC
It encodes:
- a CDS encoding M18 family aminopeptidase yields the protein MSPTHDRSHSDDLLSFVRSSPSPYHVVANAAQRLEKAGFLELRETDDWAAGAEGGRYVVRAGALLAWYVPEGAPARTPFRIVGAHTDSPNLRIKPEPDTGTAGWRQIAVEVYGGVPFNTWLDRDLGISGRLMMRDGSSRLVRVDRPLLRVPQLAIHLDGGVNEGVALDPQRHLTPLWGLGATRPGALLGRIADEADARVADILGWDLMLHDIQPPGYLGADEEFLVSSRLDNQISVHAGITALVAAATAARPPAYVPVLAAFDHEEVGSGSWSGAQGPLLERVLSRSVGARGGSAEDFHRALAGGFCVSADMSHAVHPNYAERHDPDHHPLPNGGPVVKVNVNQRYATDGTGVAVFAAACERASVPWQPFVSHNAIPCGTSIGPITSARLGVPTVDVGVPGLSMHSARELCGARDPGLLARVLTEFVTAG
- a CDS encoding long-chain-fatty-acid--CoA ligase, whose protein sequence is MGFMRRTVAELVLERWGDHRPGLWFEGRVLSHHMVTAAAAARAALLADLLPAGAEPHLGVLLDNTPEYPMWLSAAALGGAAVAGINPTRRGPELARDILHTECRVLITERTHLPLLDGLELPGVRVLVTGTEAYEDLLAPYDGVRPEASSASPDDRLLLYFTSGSTGAPKAAICTQGRLAAAGHSLVDHFGVRPQDTHYICMPMFHGNAVIADWAPALAAGARVALRRRFSASGFLPDVRACGATYFTYVGRAVQYLLATPARPDDRDNPLRTGFGTEAGAVDAAAFEQRFGVRLVEGYGSSEGGAAIQRTPGTPAGAIGRAASGDDLAVIDPETRAECPAAVFGPDGRLLNGSAAIGELVNRGASPFEGYWRNPAADLARRRDGWYWTGDLFYRDSDGFLYFAGRTDDRLRVDSENLAAAMIENILARYRGAAAVAVYAVPDPVAGDQVMATVAPRDGVPFDPHAFAAFLAGQPDLGTKMAPRFVRIVERMPVTATNKIHRAALRRAGFRCADPVWWRPSGAPAYRRLGQADVRGLLAEYRARGREDLLPAAQG